ATTATTGTTGGCAATGGCAGAAATGTGTGACGGTGCGGAGGATGTGAGGAGCGTCGATGGCGATTTCCAGTGACCGAAAAGCGAAGTTGATCGAAGATTATCGGCGGGATGAGCAAGATACCGGTTCTCCGGAAGTCCAAATTGCCCTGCTGACCGCTCGGATTCTTGAATTGACCGAGCATATGAAGCAGAACAAAAAGGACCATTCCAGCCGCCGAGGTCTGTTGCGGATGGTGAACCAGCGAACCTGTTTGCTGGGCTACCTCCGAAACACCGATCGCGCTCGCTATCAAACTCTGATCGAACGCCTGGGGCTTCGGAAGTGATCGACGTTCGGACAGTTTGGGCCATGCGGGGACCACACCACTTCTTTCGTGGTCCCCGGTTCATTGCTGAGTCGAAAGACCTTTCCCTCTCCAATCTATCACGGGTCGAAACTCGACCTCCATCCCTCACTCGGGTTGTTGCTCGTTCTGCCGCTCTGAGAGGAACGTCCTGTGCCGGTGACTCGTGTCGAATGTCAGCTCGGTGAGCATACCTTAAGTCTGGAAACCGGCAAGCTCGCCAAGCAAGCGAACGGGGCCGTTTTGGTCCGTTCGGGTGATACCGTCACCCTCGTGACGGTGGTGCAGGGGGCTGCGGATGCGAATCGTGGGTTCTTCCCCCTGGTTGTGGATTACCGAGAAAAAACCTACGCTGCCGGCAAATTCCCCGGTGGGTACATCAAGCGGGAAAGCCGCCCCTCGACCAAAGAAATTTTGACGTCCCGATTGATTGACCGCCCCATCCGCCCGCTCTTCCCGCTCAACTATTTCAACGAAGTTCAGATTATGGCCAGTGTGCTGGCCGCCGACCGGGATCATGACCCCGACGTTCTGTCGATGATTGGCTCGTCTGCTGCCCTGCATATCTCGCCAATTCCGTTCCTGAAACCAACCGGTTCCATTCGCGTTGGCCGTGTCGATGGACAATTCGTCCTCCTGCCGACCGCCGAACAAATGGAACAAAGCGATCTCGATTTGATCGTTTCCGGCACCCGTGATGCCGTCACGATGATCGAAGGTTTCGCCCGCGAACTGCCCGAAGATGTCATGGCCGATGCGATTGCATTCGCTCATGAGAATATCCTCAAGGTGATCGACCTGATTGAGCAATTCCGCGAAGCGGCCGGTCTCCCGGTCAAGGAATTGCCCCCGGCTCCCGAACCGAACCCCTTGCTGGCAGAATTGTTAGCGAAATACCGCGACGAATTCAAAGCCCGCAAACTGACCCCCGGCAAACTCGAGCGCGCTGCCAAAATCAGCGAACTCAAGTCGCAAGTCATGCAAGAATACTTGCCGGCTGGCGCGGAACCGAGGTATCCGGAGTCGGTCGTCAAGCAAGCATTCGAGCAATTCGAAGAGCGAATCTTCCGAGAAATCGTTCTGTCGGGTGGCCGAATCGATGGCCGTCAGCCCAAGGAAATTCGCCCGATTTCGTGCGAAGTGGGTGTGCTGCCTCGCGTTCACGGCTCGGCGTTGTTCACCCGTGGTGAAACGCAAGCCCTGGTGATCTCGACACTTGGGACGATTGCCGACGAACAGCGCGTCGAAGGTCTGTTCGAAGAAATTAGCAAGAAGTTCATGCTGGACTACAACTTCCCGCCGTTCTCGGTCGGGGAGTGCCGCCCCATTCGTGGCCCCGGTCGCCGCGAAATCGGTCACGGTGCCCTGGCAGAACGCTCGCTGAACGCCGTCACCCCGGCCCCCAATAAGTTCCCGTATACCATTCGCTTGGTGTCGGAAATTCTGGAATCGAATGGTTCGTCCAGTATGGCGACGGTCTGCGGCGGAACCCTCGCGTTGATGGACGCTGGGGTGCCGATCAAAGACCCCGTTGCCGGGATTTCGGTCGGGCTGGTGAAGGAAGGCGAGCAATTCACGCTGCTGACCGACATTCAAGGTGATGAAGACCATTACGGCGATATGGACTTCAAGGTGGCCGGTACCCAACGCGG
This DNA window, taken from Tuwongella immobilis, encodes the following:
- the rpsO gene encoding 30S ribosomal protein S15 — translated: MAISSDRKAKLIEDYRRDEQDTGSPEVQIALLTARILELTEHMKQNKKDHSSRRGLLRMVNQRTCLLGYLRNTDRARYQTLIERLGLRK
- the pnp gene encoding polyribonucleotide nucleotidyltransferase, producing the protein MPVTRVECQLGEHTLSLETGKLAKQANGAVLVRSGDTVTLVTVVQGAADANRGFFPLVVDYREKTYAAGKFPGGYIKRESRPSTKEILTSRLIDRPIRPLFPLNYFNEVQIMASVLAADRDHDPDVLSMIGSSAALHISPIPFLKPTGSIRVGRVDGQFVLLPTAEQMEQSDLDLIVSGTRDAVTMIEGFARELPEDVMADAIAFAHENILKVIDLIEQFREAAGLPVKELPPAPEPNPLLAELLAKYRDEFKARKLTPGKLERAAKISELKSQVMQEYLPAGAEPRYPESVVKQAFEQFEERIFREIVLSGGRIDGRQPKEIRPISCEVGVLPRVHGSALFTRGETQALVISTLGTIADEQRVEGLFEEISKKFMLDYNFPPFSVGECRPIRGPGRREIGHGALAERSLNAVTPAPNKFPYTIRLVSEILESNGSSSMATVCGGTLALMDAGVPIKDPVAGISVGLVKEGEQFTLLTDIQGDEDHYGDMDFKVAGTQRGITGIQLDLKIDGINNTIIRATLDQAREARREILRTMLMSLRQPRQNISEFAPRLLQVKINPEKIGLLIGPGGKNIKGIQEATGAKIDIDDDGTVSIAHSDAAGAEEAKRRVEAITEEVKVGKTYEGRVTSIKEFGAFVEILPGRDGLCHISELDDKFVGRVEDIVKVGDKMTVKVIAIDDQDRVKLSRKALMKDANGESGSSAPPSGGRPPREDRGDRGDRGERNDRGDRGDRGRDRGDRGPRR